In Chelmon rostratus isolate fCheRos1 chromosome 4, fCheRos1.pri, whole genome shotgun sequence, a genomic segment contains:
- the LOC121605986 gene encoding T-cell acute lymphocytic leukemia protein 1 homolog — protein sequence MKQRWRPHDLDLTDGSGPRVVRQISTNSRERWRQQNVNGAFAELRRLIPTHPPDRKLSKNEILRLALRYINFLDRLVTDQDLRGMSWARAGSLEREEGPQGALSPNSSCDSSVDGDSCGLTGKQDCGGPLDLQTTTSYS from the exons TCGACCTCACTGACG gTTCTGGCCCCCGGGTCGTCCGTCAGATCTCCACCAACAGTCGGGAACGCTGGCGGCAGCAGAATGTCAACGGGGCGTTCGCCGAACTGCGGCGTCTCATCCCCACACACCCCCCCGACAGGAAGCTCAGCAAGAACGAGATCCTACGCCTGGCCCTCAGGTACATCAACTTCCTGGACCGGCTGGTGACAGACCAGGACCTACGGGGGATGTCCTGGGCCAGAGCGGGGAGCCTGGAGCGGGAGGAAGGGCCGCAGGGGGCGCTGTCACCAAACTCCAGCTGTGACAGTTCGGTGGACGGGGACTCCTGCGGTCTGACGGGGAAGCAGGACTGTGGAGGTCCTCTGGACCTGCAAACAACAACCAGCTACAGCTGA